One window from the genome of Streptomyces sp. NBC_01476 encodes:
- a CDS encoding flavin monoamine oxidase family protein has translation MTSVPTAVHDEQHIEAQAQPPITMFGPDFPFAYDDYLAHPAGLGAVPPTEHGTEVAVVGGGLSGLVTAYELMRMGLRPVLYEADRIGGRLRTVTFDGCDPGLTAEMGAMRFPPSSTAFQHYVDLVGLETRPFPNPLAPVTPSTVVDLKGESHYATSVDDLPEVFHQVMRAWNTCLEDGADFSAMQRALRTRDVPAIRAIWSPLVEKLDNQTFYGFLCDSPAFRSFRHREIFGQVGFGTGGWDTDFPNSILEILRVVYTGADDDHRGIVGGSRQLPLRLWEHQPDKLLHWPRGTSLRSLHGGEPRPAVTALHRTAGNRITVTDSSGDIRGYRAVVFTAQSWMLLSKIACDDSLFPIDHWTAVERTHYMESSKLFVPVDRPFWRDKDPRTGRDLMSMTLTDRMTRGTYLLDDGPDRPAAICLSYTWADDSLKWLPLSAHERMEVMLTSLGEIYPGVDIRKHVIGNPVTVSWENEPYFMGAFKANLPGHYRYQRRLFTHFMQDTLPPQKRGIFLAGDDISWTAGWAEGAVQTALNAVWGVLHHLGGATDPLNPGPGDVYEEIAPVLLPED, from the coding sequence ATGACGTCCGTGCCCACCGCCGTCCACGACGAGCAGCACATCGAGGCGCAGGCGCAGCCGCCCATCACGATGTTCGGCCCCGACTTCCCCTTCGCCTACGACGACTACCTCGCGCACCCGGCCGGCCTCGGCGCCGTCCCGCCCACCGAGCACGGCACCGAGGTCGCGGTCGTCGGCGGCGGGCTGTCCGGCCTGGTCACCGCGTACGAGCTGATGAGAATGGGACTGCGGCCGGTCCTCTACGAGGCCGACCGGATCGGCGGCAGGCTGCGTACCGTCACCTTCGACGGCTGCGACCCCGGGCTCACCGCCGAGATGGGCGCGATGCGCTTCCCGCCGTCCTCCACCGCCTTCCAGCACTACGTGGACCTGGTCGGCCTGGAGACCAGGCCGTTCCCCAACCCGCTGGCACCGGTCACCCCCTCGACCGTGGTGGACCTCAAGGGTGAGAGCCACTACGCCACGTCGGTGGACGACCTCCCCGAGGTCTTCCACCAGGTGATGCGTGCCTGGAACACCTGCCTGGAGGACGGCGCCGACTTCTCCGCGATGCAGCGTGCGCTGCGCACCCGGGACGTGCCGGCGATCCGCGCGATCTGGTCCCCGCTGGTCGAGAAGCTGGACAACCAGACCTTCTACGGCTTCCTCTGCGACTCCCCGGCCTTCCGCTCCTTCCGGCACCGGGAGATCTTCGGCCAGGTCGGCTTCGGCACCGGCGGCTGGGACACCGACTTCCCCAACTCCATCCTGGAGATCCTGCGGGTCGTCTACACCGGCGCCGACGACGACCACCGCGGCATCGTCGGCGGCAGTCGGCAACTCCCCCTGCGGCTGTGGGAACACCAGCCGGACAAGCTGCTGCACTGGCCGCGCGGCACGTCGCTGCGTTCGCTGCACGGCGGCGAGCCACGGCCCGCGGTCACCGCGCTGCACCGCACCGCGGGCAACCGGATCACCGTCACCGATTCGTCCGGCGACATCCGCGGCTACCGGGCGGTGGTCTTCACCGCGCAGAGCTGGATGCTGCTGTCCAAGATCGCCTGCGACGACTCGCTCTTCCCGATCGACCACTGGACCGCCGTCGAGCGGACCCACTACATGGAGTCCAGCAAGCTCTTCGTGCCGGTCGACCGCCCGTTCTGGCGGGACAAGGACCCGCGGACCGGCCGGGACCTGATGTCGATGACGCTCACCGACCGGATGACCCGCGGTACGTACCTGCTGGACGACGGGCCGGACCGTCCCGCCGCCATCTGCCTGTCGTACACCTGGGCCGACGACAGCCTCAAGTGGCTGCCGCTGAGCGCGCACGAGCGGATGGAGGTGATGCTGACGTCGCTCGGTGAGATCTATCCCGGGGTGGACATCAGGAAGCATGTGATCGGCAATCCGGTGACCGTCTCGTGGGAGAACGAGCCGTACTTCATGGGGGCGTTCAAGGCGAATCTGCCGGGGCACTACCGCTACCAGCGGCGGCTGTTCACGCACTTCATGCAGGACACGCTGCCCCCGCAGAAGCGGGGGATCTTTCTGGCCGGGGACGACATCTCGTGGACCGCGGGGTGGGCGGAGGGCGCGGTGCAGACCGCGCTCAACGCGGTGTGGGGCGTGCTGCACCACCTCGGCGGCGCCACGGATCCGCTCAACCCCGGCCCTGGGGACGTCTACGAGGAGATCGCGCCGGTGCTGCTGCCGGAGGACTGA
- a CDS encoding carbon-nitrogen hydrolase family protein, which produces MAPLRVALLQGPPGVPGAVAESLAALERAARTAVGRGARLLVTSELFLTGYAVGGRMAELAEPAGGASEQRVAEIAARHRIGIVYGAPERDGDAVLNTARFVGADGRLLAAYRKTHLFGEYEREIFRPGAEPVVQAGFDGVRIGLLICYDVEFPETVRAHALTGTELLVVPTALMRPYDFVAHTLVPARAYENGLHLAYVNRCGPEGRYDFAGLSCLAGPDGAVRARAGGGAELLVGDVDPAVLRAARAETPYLSDRRPELYGALTRRTTP; this is translated from the coding sequence ATGGCACCGTTGCGCGTCGCGCTGCTGCAGGGCCCCCCGGGAGTGCCCGGCGCAGTGGCGGAGAGCCTGGCAGCACTGGAGCGGGCCGCGCGCACCGCGGTGGGCCGGGGGGCGCGGCTGCTGGTGACCAGCGAACTCTTCCTGACCGGCTACGCGGTCGGCGGCCGGATGGCGGAGCTGGCCGAACCCGCCGGCGGGGCCTCCGAGCAGCGGGTGGCGGAGATCGCCGCCCGGCACCGGATCGGCATCGTCTACGGCGCCCCCGAGCGGGACGGCGACGCCGTCCTCAACACCGCGCGGTTCGTCGGCGCCGACGGCCGGCTGCTGGCCGCCTACCGCAAGACCCATCTCTTCGGTGAGTACGAGCGCGAGATCTTCCGCCCGGGCGCAGAACCCGTCGTACAGGCCGGCTTCGACGGCGTGCGGATCGGCCTGCTGATCTGCTACGACGTGGAATTCCCCGAGACGGTGCGCGCGCACGCGCTGACCGGCACCGAGCTGCTGGTGGTGCCCACCGCGCTGATGCGGCCGTACGACTTTGTCGCCCACACCCTGGTGCCGGCCCGCGCCTACGAGAACGGTCTGCACCTCGCCTACGTCAACCGCTGCGGCCCTGAAGGCCGTTACGACTTCGCCGGGCTGAGCTGCCTGGCCGGACCCGACGGCGCCGTCCGGGCCCGGGCCGGCGGCGGCGCCGAACTCCTCGTCGGCGACGTCGACCCCGCGGTGCTGCGGGCCGCCCGCGCAGAGACCCCCTATCTGTCCGACCGCCGGCCCGAGCTGTACGGCGCGCTCACCCGGAGAACCACCCCATGA
- a CDS encoding PRC and DUF2382 domain-containing protein, whose translation MITRDQIPQVVGHPVHDSQGKKIGDAKHMYLDDRTGEPEWVTVKTGFFGNNETFVPTRAARLTEDHLEVPYDKDQVKGAPNVDVDSGGHLSVEEERHLYSYYGMESRGAGGDSGTPGAEAGTAGAAGAGGAAGMRKESGQDMAGERTSAEGMSGSEAGVGSGSADYAAGRTGPAQRLSGIEDDAMTRSEEEMHVEVERRTAGRARLHKYVEVEEVEQTIPIRHEEVRLEREPITEENRGAALKGSEISEAEHEVVLHEEQPVIDTRVVPKERVRMRVEEHVEQKTVHGRVRKERIETDLADSDTAEKSAPSADQGRDDPRFR comes from the coding sequence ATGATCACGCGCGACCAGATACCCCAGGTCGTGGGCCATCCGGTCCATGATTCCCAGGGGAAGAAGATCGGCGACGCCAAGCACATGTACCTGGACGACCGCACCGGCGAGCCGGAGTGGGTCACCGTCAAGACCGGCTTCTTCGGCAACAACGAGACGTTCGTGCCGACGCGTGCCGCCCGCCTGACCGAAGATCACCTGGAAGTCCCGTACGACAAGGACCAGGTGAAGGGTGCGCCGAACGTCGACGTCGACTCGGGCGGCCACCTTTCGGTCGAAGAGGAACGCCATCTGTACAGCTATTACGGGATGGAGAGCCGGGGCGCGGGCGGCGACAGCGGAACGCCGGGAGCCGAGGCGGGGACGGCCGGGGCGGCAGGCGCGGGCGGAGCCGCCGGCATGCGCAAGGAGTCCGGCCAGGACATGGCCGGCGAGCGGACGTCCGCCGAGGGGATGAGCGGCAGCGAAGCGGGCGTGGGCAGCGGCTCCGCCGATTACGCGGCCGGCCGCACCGGACCTGCGCAGCGCCTCTCGGGCATCGAGGACGACGCGATGACCCGCTCCGAGGAGGAGATGCACGTCGAGGTCGAGCGCCGCACCGCGGGGCGGGCCCGGCTGCACAAGTATGTCGAGGTCGAGGAGGTCGAGCAGACCATCCCGATCCGGCACGAGGAGGTACGGCTCGAACGCGAGCCGATCACCGAGGAGAACCGCGGCGCCGCCCTGAAGGGGTCGGAGATCAGCGAGGCCGAGCACGAGGTGGTCCTCCACGAGGAGCAGCCCGTCATCGACACCCGGGTGGTCCCCAAGGAGCGCGTCCGGATGCGCGTCGAGGAGCACGTCGAACAGAAGACGGTGCACGGCCGGGTCCGCAAGGAGCGTATCGAGACCGACCTCGCCGACTCCGACACCGCCGAGAAGTCCGCGCCCTCAGCCGACCAGGGCCGCGACGACCCCCGATTCCGCTAG
- a CDS encoding Lrp/AsnC family transcriptional regulator, which produces MPLNELDERIVHALAADARRSYADIGAEVGLSAPAVKRRVDRLLAAGAITGFTVRVDPAALGWQTEALVELYCRHNTSPSDIRRGLARYPEVASASTVTGEADAVVQVFAADVRHFEQVLERIAGEPFVTRTKSVLVLSPLLRRYGAGSPD; this is translated from the coding sequence ATGCCCCTGAACGAGCTGGATGAGCGGATCGTCCACGCGCTGGCCGCCGACGCACGCCGCTCCTACGCGGACATCGGCGCCGAGGTCGGCCTGTCGGCGCCGGCCGTCAAACGCCGGGTGGACCGGCTGCTGGCGGCCGGCGCGATCACCGGGTTCACGGTACGGGTCGACCCGGCGGCGCTCGGCTGGCAGACCGAGGCGCTGGTCGAGCTCTACTGCCGCCACAACACCTCGCCCTCCGACATCAGGCGCGGCCTTGCCCGCTATCCCGAGGTGGCGTCGGCCTCCACGGTGACCGGGGAGGCCGACGCGGTGGTGCAGGTCTTCGCCGCCGACGTCCGGCACTTCGAGCAGGTGCTGGAGCGGATCGCGGGGGAGCCGTTCGTCACCCGGACGAAGTCGGTGCTGGTGCTCTCGCCGCTGCTGCGCAGGTACGGGGCCGGGAGCCCGGACTGA
- a CDS encoding GuaB1 family IMP dehydrogenase-related protein, protein MVRMRFLNDVQPAYDLTYDDVFMVPRRSAVGSRQGVDLRSPDGTGTTIPLVVANMTAIAGRRMAETVARRGGLVVIPQDIPIQVITEVIGWVKQRHLVLDTPITLAPGQTVADALALLPKRAHGAGVVVDDGRPVGVVTESDLTGVDRFTQLSEVMSKDVFRVAADIDPRDAFNRLEAAHRKFAPAVDADGRLAGILTRTAALRATLYEPAVDGRGRLRIAAAVGINGDVAGKAKQLLEAGVDTLVVDTAHGHQESMLTAVRAVRGLDPQVPVVAGNVVAAEGVRDLIEAGADIIKVGVGPGAMCTTRMMTGVGRPQFSAVLECAAEARRHGKHVWADGGVRHPRDVAMALAAGASNVMIGSWFAGTYESPGDLQQAADGRFYKESFGMASARAVRNRTSEESAYDRARKGLFEEGISTSRMFLDPSRPGVEDLIDSIIAGVRSACTYAGAASLEEFAERAVVGVQSAAGYAEGQPLHVSWQ, encoded by the coding sequence ATGGTCAGAATGCGTTTCCTCAATGATGTGCAGCCCGCGTACGACCTGACCTACGACGATGTCTTCATGGTGCCGCGCCGCAGCGCGGTCGGTTCCCGGCAGGGTGTGGACCTGCGGTCCCCCGACGGGACGGGCACCACGATTCCGCTGGTCGTGGCGAACATGACCGCCATCGCGGGCCGCCGGATGGCCGAGACGGTCGCCCGCCGCGGCGGCCTGGTGGTCATCCCGCAGGACATCCCGATCCAGGTGATCACCGAGGTGATCGGCTGGGTCAAGCAGCGCCACCTGGTGCTGGACACCCCGATCACGCTGGCACCCGGCCAGACCGTCGCCGACGCGCTGGCGCTGCTGCCCAAGCGCGCGCACGGCGCGGGTGTGGTGGTCGACGACGGCCGCCCGGTCGGTGTGGTCACCGAGTCCGACCTCACCGGGGTGGACCGCTTCACCCAGCTCTCCGAGGTGATGTCCAAGGACGTCTTCCGGGTGGCGGCGGACATCGACCCGCGGGACGCCTTCAACCGGCTGGAGGCCGCGCACCGCAAGTTCGCCCCCGCGGTGGACGCGGACGGCCGGCTGGCCGGCATCCTCACCAGGACCGCGGCGCTGCGCGCCACCCTCTACGAGCCCGCGGTGGACGGCCGGGGACGGCTGCGGATCGCCGCCGCGGTCGGTATCAACGGCGATGTGGCAGGCAAGGCCAAGCAGCTGCTGGAGGCCGGCGTGGACACCCTTGTGGTGGACACCGCCCACGGTCACCAGGAGTCCATGCTCACCGCGGTCCGTGCGGTACGCGGCCTGGACCCGCAGGTGCCTGTGGTGGCGGGCAACGTGGTGGCGGCCGAGGGCGTACGCGATCTGATCGAGGCGGGCGCGGACATCATCAAGGTGGGCGTCGGCCCCGGCGCGATGTGCACCACCCGGATGATGACCGGCGTCGGCCGCCCGCAGTTCTCCGCGGTGCTGGAGTGCGCCGCCGAGGCGCGCAGGCACGGCAAGCACGTCTGGGCCGACGGCGGGGTACGGCACCCGCGCGACGTGGCGATGGCGCTCGCCGCCGGCGCCTCCAATGTGATGATCGGCTCCTGGTTCGCCGGTACGTACGAGTCACCCGGTGATCTGCAGCAGGCCGCCGACGGCCGGTTCTACAAGGAGTCCTTCGGTATGGCCTCGGCCCGCGCGGTGCGGAACCGTACCAGCGAGGAGTCGGCGTATGACCGGGCCCGCAAGGGGCTCTTCGAGGAGGGCATCTCCACCTCGCGGATGTTCCTCGACCCGTCCCGGCCGGGCGTGGAGGATCTGATCGACTCGATCATCGCCGGGGTGCGCAGCGCCTGCACCTACGCGGGCGCCGCCTCCCTGGAGGAGTTCGCCGAGCGGGCGGTGGTCGGCGTGCAGAGCGCGGCCGGTTACGCGGAGGGTCAGCCGCTGCACGTCAGCTGGCAGTAG
- a CDS encoding COG4315 family predicted lipoprotein, which translates to MRHHARAVTAAAAVVLVAAAATACSDSGKSASSSASATSVAPEAAADAASVTVASHKGNLGTILVTSKNQVLYLFQADKKKNQSTCNGACASAWPPLIVKGKPTAGSGVKGSLLSTATRSDGSKQATYNGHPLYRFAGDTKAGQTNGQGQNAFGAKWYVVGTNGKQITKSTSQQPSGGGY; encoded by the coding sequence GTGAGGCACCACGCCAGAGCAGTCACCGCAGCAGCCGCCGTCGTACTCGTGGCCGCGGCCGCCACCGCCTGCTCCGACAGCGGCAAGAGCGCGTCGAGCAGCGCGTCCGCCACCTCGGTCGCGCCGGAGGCCGCGGCGGACGCCGCGTCGGTGACGGTGGCCTCGCACAAGGGGAATCTGGGCACGATCCTGGTGACCAGCAAGAACCAGGTCCTCTACCTCTTCCAGGCGGACAAGAAGAAGAACCAGTCCACCTGCAACGGAGCGTGTGCCTCGGCGTGGCCTCCGCTGATCGTGAAGGGCAAGCCGACCGCGGGCAGCGGGGTCAAGGGCAGCCTGCTCTCCACCGCCACCCGCAGCGACGGCAGCAAGCAGGCCACCTACAACGGCCACCCGCTCTACCGGTTCGCCGGCGACACCAAGGCCGGCCAGACCAACGGACAGGGGCAGAACGCCTTCGGCGCCAAGTGGTACGTCGTGGGCACCAACGGCAAGCAGATCACCAAGAGCACGTCGCAGCAGCCCTCAGGCGGCGGCTACTGA
- a CDS encoding barstar family protein yields MLVLDLAGVADRQSFMDRCIADLRLPDWFGRNWDALADCLTDLSWWPAEPGGRELRVRNWQDCAASMPREWRIIKEILRDAEVFWRHTDAELFIILEDS; encoded by the coding sequence ATGCTCGTGCTCGACCTGGCCGGTGTCGCCGACCGGCAGTCCTTCATGGACCGCTGCATCGCCGACCTGCGTCTTCCCGACTGGTTCGGCCGTAACTGGGACGCGCTCGCCGACTGCCTGACCGACCTCTCCTGGTGGCCCGCCGAGCCCGGCGGCCGGGAGCTGCGGGTGCGCAACTGGCAGGACTGCGCGGCCTCGATGCCCCGCGAGTGGCGGATCATCAAGGAGATCCTGCGGGACGCGGAGGTCTTCTGGCGGCACACCGACGCCGAGCTCTTCATCATCCTGGAGGACAGCTGA
- a CDS encoding sugar-binding transcriptional regulator — protein MSTGRAQLRMGPGEMVQAAAMARRFYLEGKSKIQIAEEFGVSRFKVARVLETALERDLVRIEIRVPAELDAERSDALRAHYGLRHAVVVETPADQADAPDPENLGVVAAGLLGELVNDGDVLGLTWGRSIITMANALEHLAPCTVVQLTGVYDVGTTERGSVEAVRTAAAVSGGEAHPLYAPMVLADSATATALRSQSQIAAAMGYFDKVTVAVVSIGSWEAGISTVHDALTDAEREHYAGLGAAAEMSSHLFDAQGRRVGRDLGERCITIDADRLRRIPEVLAIAGGMRKAAAIDAVLRSGLVTSLVTDTAAADHLLHSTGPALRPALDRADPDGS, from the coding sequence GTGAGCACAGGCCGCGCACAGCTGCGTATGGGCCCTGGCGAGATGGTCCAGGCGGCGGCGATGGCACGTCGCTTCTATCTGGAGGGCAAGTCGAAGATCCAGATCGCCGAGGAGTTCGGGGTCAGCCGCTTCAAGGTGGCCCGGGTGCTGGAGACCGCCCTCGAACGAGACCTGGTGCGGATCGAGATCCGGGTGCCCGCCGAACTCGACGCCGAACGCTCCGACGCGCTGCGCGCCCATTACGGGCTGCGGCACGCGGTGGTCGTGGAGACCCCGGCGGACCAGGCGGACGCGCCCGACCCGGAGAATCTGGGCGTGGTCGCCGCCGGTCTGCTGGGCGAACTGGTCAACGACGGTGATGTGCTCGGCCTGACCTGGGGCCGGTCCATCATCACCATGGCCAACGCGCTGGAGCACCTGGCGCCGTGCACGGTGGTCCAGCTCACCGGTGTATACGACGTCGGCACCACGGAACGCGGCTCGGTGGAGGCGGTACGCACCGCGGCCGCGGTCTCCGGCGGCGAGGCGCACCCGCTGTACGCACCGATGGTGCTCGCCGACTCGGCGACGGCCACCGCGCTGCGCTCGCAGAGCCAGATCGCGGCCGCCATGGGCTATTTCGACAAGGTGACCGTCGCGGTGGTGTCCATCGGCTCCTGGGAGGCGGGCATCTCCACCGTCCACGACGCCCTCACCGACGCCGAGCGCGAGCACTACGCCGGTCTCGGCGCCGCCGCCGAGATGTCCTCGCACCTGTTCGACGCGCAGGGCCGCCGGGTGGGCCGCGACCTGGGGGAGCGGTGCATCACCATCGACGCGGACCGACTGCGCCGGATCCCGGAGGTGCTGGCCATCGCGGGCGGCATGCGCAAGGCCGCGGCCATCGACGCGGTGCTCCGCTCGGGTCTGGTCACCAGCCTGGTCACCGACACCGCCGCCGCGGACCATCTGCTGCACTCCACCGGGCCGGCGCTGCGTCCCGCCCTGGACCGCGCGGACCCCGACGGGTCCTGA
- the rpe gene encoding ribulose-phosphate 3-epimerase, with protein MTVQINPSILSADFARLAEEAQAVEGADWLHVDVMDNHFVPNLTLGVPAVEALGKTTGIPLDCHLMIEQPDRWAPAYVEAGAGSVTFHAEAAAAPVRLAREIRAKGARASMALKPATPVEPYEDLLPELDMLLIMTVEPGFGGQAFLDIMLPKIRRTRALIERHGLEMWLQVDGGVSAETIERCAEAGADVFVAGSAVYGADDPAAAVRSLRAQATAARAH; from the coding sequence ATGACCGTGCAGATCAACCCCAGCATCCTGTCCGCCGACTTCGCCCGGCTCGCCGAGGAGGCGCAAGCGGTCGAGGGCGCCGACTGGCTCCATGTCGACGTGATGGACAACCACTTCGTCCCCAACCTCACGCTGGGCGTTCCGGCCGTCGAGGCACTGGGCAAGACGACCGGGATCCCGCTCGACTGCCATCTGATGATCGAGCAGCCCGACCGCTGGGCACCCGCCTATGTCGAGGCGGGCGCGGGTTCGGTCACCTTCCACGCCGAGGCCGCGGCGGCCCCGGTCCGGCTGGCCCGGGAGATCCGGGCGAAGGGCGCCAGGGCGTCGATGGCACTCAAGCCGGCCACCCCGGTGGAGCCGTACGAGGACCTGCTGCCGGAGCTCGACATGCTGCTGATCATGACGGTGGAGCCCGGCTTCGGCGGCCAGGCGTTCCTGGACATCATGCTGCCCAAGATCCGCCGCACCCGGGCGCTGATCGAGCGGCACGGACTGGAGATGTGGCTCCAGGTGGACGGCGGTGTCTCGGCCGAGACCATCGAGCGGTGCGCGGAGGCGGGGGCCGACGTCTTCGTCGCCGGGTCCGCGGTCTACGGTGCTGACGACCCCGCGGCGGCGGTCCGTTCGCTGCGTGCACAGGCCACCGCGGCCCGCGCCCACTGA
- a CDS encoding RsmB/NOP family class I SAM-dependent RNA methyltransferase — protein sequence MTQAPGRRPQGKPYRRPQRDPVRILAFEALRAVGERDAYANLVLPGLLRKAEEKAVKENRTFDRRDAALATELVYGTLRRQGTYDAVIAACVDRPLREVDPPVLDVLALGTHQLLGTRIPSHAAVSATVDLARVVLGDGRSKFVNAVLRKVAAQDFDAWLAQVAPPYDEDPEDHLAVVHAHPRWVVSALWDALGGGRAGIEDLLAADNERPEVTLVARPGRATPAEIAGSLPDGSTEPGRWSPYALRLAEGGDPAAVDAVREGRAGVQDEGSQLVAAALAAAPLDGPDRRWLDGCAGPGGKAALLAALAAERGALLVAAEKQPHRARLVGRALAGNPGPYQVVVADGTRPVWVPGSFDRVLVDVPCTGLGALRRRPEARWRRRAEDVAGFGPLQRGLLAEALRAVRVGGIVAYATCSPHLAETRAVVDDILRGDQAPDAELIDARPLLPGVPVLGDGPDLQLWPHLHGTDAMYLALLRRTG from the coding sequence GTGACCCAAGCACCCGGGCGCCGCCCGCAGGGCAAACCGTACCGCCGGCCGCAGCGCGACCCCGTGCGGATCCTCGCCTTCGAGGCGCTGCGCGCGGTCGGGGAACGGGACGCCTACGCCAACCTCGTGCTGCCCGGCCTGCTCCGCAAGGCCGAGGAGAAGGCGGTCAAGGAGAACCGCACCTTCGACCGCCGGGACGCCGCGCTCGCCACCGAGCTGGTCTACGGGACGCTGCGCCGGCAGGGCACCTACGACGCCGTGATCGCCGCCTGCGTCGACCGGCCGCTGCGCGAGGTGGACCCGCCGGTCCTCGACGTACTCGCCCTCGGCACCCACCAGTTGCTCGGCACCCGCATCCCCTCGCACGCCGCGGTCTCGGCGACCGTGGACCTCGCCCGGGTGGTGCTCGGCGACGGCCGGTCGAAGTTCGTCAACGCGGTGCTGCGCAAGGTCGCCGCCCAGGACTTCGACGCCTGGCTGGCACAGGTCGCGCCCCCCTACGACGAGGACCCCGAGGACCACCTGGCCGTGGTGCACGCGCACCCGCGCTGGGTGGTCTCCGCGCTGTGGGACGCCCTCGGCGGCGGCCGGGCCGGGATCGAGGACCTGCTGGCCGCCGACAACGAGCGGCCCGAGGTGACCTTGGTGGCCCGCCCCGGGCGCGCCACCCCCGCGGAGATCGCCGGCTCGCTGCCCGACGGCAGCACCGAACCGGGCCGCTGGTCGCCGTACGCGCTGCGCCTTGCCGAGGGCGGCGACCCGGCGGCGGTCGACGCGGTCCGCGAGGGGCGGGCCGGTGTGCAGGACGAGGGCAGCCAGCTGGTGGCCGCCGCACTCGCCGCGGCCCCGCTGGACGGCCCCGACCGGCGCTGGCTCGACGGCTGCGCGGGCCCCGGCGGCAAGGCGGCGCTGCTGGCCGCGCTCGCCGCCGAGCGCGGCGCCCTGCTGGTGGCCGCCGAGAAGCAGCCGCACCGGGCCCGGCTGGTCGGCCGGGCGTTGGCCGGCAACCCCGGCCCGTACCAGGTCGTCGTCGCCGACGGCACCCGTCCGGTCTGGGTGCCGGGCTCCTTCGACCGGGTGCTGGTCGACGTGCCCTGCACCGGTCTCGGCGCCCTGCGCCGCCGTCCGGAGGCCCGCTGGCGGCGGCGCGCCGAGGACGTCGCCGGGTTCGGCCCGCTGCAGCGCGGCCTGCTGGCCGAGGCGCTGCGGGCGGTGCGGGTCGGCGGCATCGTCGCCTACGCCACCTGCTCCCCGCACCTGGCCGAGACCCGCGCCGTGGTCGACGACATCCTCCGTGGCGACCAGGCCCCGGACGCCGAACTCATCGACGCCCGGCCGCTGCTGCCCGGTGTCCCCGTGCTCGGGGACGGCCCGGACCTCCAGCTGTGGCCGCATCTGCACGGCACCGACGCGATGTACCTGGCGCTGCTGCGCCGCACCGGCTGA
- the fmt gene encoding methionyl-tRNA formyltransferase codes for MRLVFAGTPEAAVPALDALLASDRHEVAAVVTRPDAVAGRGRKLLASPVAERAAAAGIEVLKPVRPRDEDFLARLREIAPDCCPVVAYGALLPKVALDVPVHGWVNLHFSLLPAWRGAAPVQHAVMAGDEVTGASTFLIEQGLDSGPVYGVITEEIRPTDTSGDLLERLSHSGARLLTATMDGIASGDLVARPQPAEGVTVAPKLTVEDAAVDWAAPALRIDRLIRGCTPAPGAWTLAAGERLKLGPVTLAPDRTDLAPGELAIGKNTVHVGTGSHAVLLGEVQPQGKKRMAAAAWTRGTRLAPGTRLG; via the coding sequence ATGAGGCTCGTCTTCGCCGGCACCCCCGAGGCCGCCGTACCCGCTCTGGACGCTCTGCTCGCCTCCGACCGGCACGAGGTGGCCGCCGTGGTGACCCGGCCCGACGCCGTCGCCGGGCGCGGCCGCAAACTGCTGGCCAGCCCGGTGGCGGAGCGGGCCGCCGCGGCCGGGATCGAGGTGCTCAAGCCGGTCCGGCCGCGCGACGAGGACTTCCTGGCACGGCTGCGGGAGATCGCCCCCGACTGCTGCCCGGTGGTGGCGTACGGGGCGCTGCTGCCCAAGGTGGCGCTGGACGTGCCCGTCCACGGCTGGGTCAACCTGCACTTCTCGTTGCTGCCCGCCTGGCGCGGGGCCGCGCCGGTGCAGCACGCGGTGATGGCCGGCGACGAGGTGACCGGCGCGTCCACCTTCCTGATCGAGCAGGGTCTCGACTCCGGGCCGGTCTACGGCGTGATCACCGAGGAGATCCGGCCCACCGACACCAGCGGCGATCTGCTGGAGCGGCTGTCGCACAGCGGCGCGCGGCTGCTCACCGCGACCATGGACGGCATCGCGTCCGGTGACCTGGTGGCCCGGCCGCAGCCCGCCGAGGGGGTCACCGTCGCGCCCAAGCTCACCGTCGAGGACGCGGCGGTGGACTGGGCCGCCCCCGCGCTGCGGATCGACCGGCTCATCCGCGGCTGCACCCCGGCGCCCGGGGCGTGGACGCTCGCCGCGGGCGAGCGCCTCAAGCTCGGTCCGGTGACCCTCGCGCCGGACCGGACCGACCTGGCGCCCGGCGAACTCGCGATCGGCAAGAACACGGTGCATGTCGGCACCGGCAGCCATGCGGTCCTCCTGGGGGAGGTTCAGCCGCAGGGCAAGAAGCGGATGGCCGCTGCCGCGTGGACCCGTGGCACCCGGCTCGCCCCCGGCACCCGCCTGGGCTGA